A window of Drosophila subobscura isolate 14011-0131.10 chromosome E, UCBerk_Dsub_1.0, whole genome shotgun sequence contains these coding sequences:
- the LOC117890204 gene encoding transient receptor potential cation channel trpm isoform X18: protein MFFHTNWVFHQPRSWIETNFQKRECIKFIPCPKDDTKCCCGQAQVTHQTIQGIESGSPGDLWLPTKHTRPQPTDAYGTIEFQGGAHPTKAQYVRLSFDTRPELLVQLFTKEWNLELPKLLITVQGGKANFDLQAKLKKEIRKGLLKAAKTTGAWIFTGGTNTGVTKQVGDALLLEGQQRTGRVVSIGIAPWGIVERNHELLGHNREVPCHSISSPRSKLAVLNNRHAYFLLVDNGTQAKYGAELILRRKLEKFISNLKLHPFTHSSTPVVCLVIEGGTNTIRAVLEYVTDSPPVPVVVCDGSGRAADLLAFVHKYASDGEEQPVLESMRDYLIGTIQKTFEVGLDQAEKLYQELLQCTRNKNLITVFRIQEKPEGEAQELDQTILTALFKSQHLSPPEQLSLALTWNRVDIARSEIFVYGQEWPHGALDEAMMQALEHDRIDFVKLLLENGVSMKKFLTIPRLEELYNTKHGPANTLGYILRDVRPHIPKGYIYTLHDIGLVINKLMGGAYRSYYTRRKFRPIYAKVMNSYANACRKSSTYQYQRYAGANSLSLVTGLLPFTSEMALFEFPFNELLIWAVLTKRQQMALLMWTHGEEALAKSLVSCKLYKAMAHEAAEDDLDTEIYEELRSYAKEFESKGNKLLDFSYRQDAEKAQRLLTCELHSWSNQSCLSLAVAANHRALLAHPCSQVILADLWMGGLRTRKNTNFKVILGLVMPLYIRQLDFKSKEELQQMPQTEEEHLENQNLDNDDSDRSQPDAEALLADTYSVRDTKVHENGKVSLTDSDPAQFREFFNLSEYNEIKQHQPLRLKKKFHEFYTAPITKFWADSIAYMFFLIMFSFTVLVKMGPEPRWQEWYSIAYITTLGFEKVREIISSEPVAITHKFSVWAWNMWNPCDGAAIILFLIGLAFRFRPNTMDIGRVIYCVDSIYWYLRILNILGVNKYLGPLVTMMGKMVKNMIYFVVLLAVVLMSFGVSRQAILYPNSEPTWRLIREVTYQPYFMLYGEVFADDIDPPCGEDPRQPACVTGHWVTPITMSMYLLIANILLINLLIAVFNNIFNEVNSVSHQVWMFQRFTVVMEYQQKPVLPPPFIAFCHFYSLLKYCVRKAKGLEVQRDNGLKLFLEKDDLERLYDFEEECVEGFFHEQEIILNQSTDERVKNTTDRVETMSQKIEDINQKENIQTATVQNIEFRLRKMEESSEQILSHLAVIHRFMSTHTVGTDDMRGSAINIPGEVHRIRTISITDTDGGGGSSGNGGGGGGGVGGSGAVGGAAAVPLALGAGLNVNSLQVTNRRRFNRSLTEVRPDAYILDEGTHFEVVPLPEEPDEVVKSREALNEQVVRKASMQSEADSDIYLPLSQRPSTCETVKRTPYVTVRQDTGASTESKDTLTPLGTNDDDQTLVGGDNSDDAAPDINFEAARHRALRQRTVSLCRRNSETYSLAGADINRSHISLNQLTMLSRRQMSLTQSEPDSDKEVPAAGGSAYPGKSVLHAKPSRNILLKLHSEYTSITDELESVCHMIASPTVSLQSNKASLDRPKTEMSRAEAAALQEKKHLKECEENDYRILEGLFEARGSIDVSAEAFESVISVDYSQRYPLRRETAVELSPSKPSAEIDLMGGGGGGGDSSDTSGAGSCSAMGAVASGFQLKDERPWQRNSSMEQQTYPSPLVPTRATSDFLNPPFESSGRLFKKSSESLQKNSSTETDYSAHPYRFIKQSSNETNTSLTGSYNVDTPSLTAEPSLDACDSHSATGISMSVGAAGGNTAARYQSIRTTSIGAADGKQLRDGSSSSRQSPELGAQGSAPVTMQAPPAVPTRPMLLKKQFSLDKGKPVQALTAAAEAVATPESGLDAASAAQARAKLISTLKPQSHTSKLGMNVLKESSSSTEGSRDGEGLSTASSAKNSNPAISIPQISTHLVQDEIAKLSSNIKSSTESEKDPPYNETMC, encoded by the exons ATGTTCTTCCATACCAACTGGGTGTTT CATCAGCCCCGCAGTTGGATTGAGACAAATTTTCAGAAGCGCGAGTGCATCAAGTTTATACCATGCCCAAAGGACGATACAAA gtgctgctgtggccagGCCCAAGTCACGCATCAGACCATACAGGGCATCGAGAGCGGCTCGCCGGGGGACCTCTGGCTCCCAACGAAACACACCCGACCGCAACCCACAGACGCCTATGGCACCATTGAGTTCCAAGGTGGTGCCCATCCCACGAAGGCTCAG TACGTTCGTTTGTCCTTCGACACGCGTCCAGAGCTCCTGGTGCAGCTATTCACAAAGGAATGGAACCTGGAACTGCCGAAACTTCTGATCACCGTTCAGGGCGGCAAGGCCAACTTTGATTTGCAGGCGAAGCTAAAAAAG GAGATACGCAAAGGACTACTGAAAGCGGCCAAGACCACAGGAGCGTGGATATTCACCGGCGGCACCAACACAG GGGTCACCAAGCAAGTGGGCGACGCACTGCTCCTGGAGGGTCAACAGCGGACAGGTCGTGTGGTCAGCATCGGCATTGCCCCTTGGGGGATAGTCGAGCGCAATCATGAGCTGCTGGGACACAACCGGGAGGTACCTTGCCATAGCATAAGTTCGCCCAG ATCTAAATTGGCCGTGCTAAACAATCGGCACGCCTACTTCCTGCTAGTCGACAATGGAACCCAGGCGAAATACGGGGCTGAATTGATTTTGCGGCGGAAGCTGGAGAAGTTCATATCGAACCTAAAGCTGCATCCAT TCACACATTCCAGTACGCCCGTCGTCTGTCTGGTGATCGAAGGCGGCACCAACACTATACGTGCGGTGCTCGAGTACGTGACGGACTCGCCGCCGGTGCCCGTGGTGGTGTGCGATGGTTCCGGGCGTGCCGCCGACTTGCTCGCCTTCGTCCACAA atACGCCTCGGATGGAGAGGAGCAGCCTGTGCTGGAGTCTATGAGGGACTATCTTATTGGAACAATACAGAAAACTTTCGAAGTGGGCCTGGACCAGGCCGAGAAACTCTACCAGGAACTGCTGCAGTGCACCCGCAATAAGAATCTG ATTACCGTCTTTCGCATACAGGAAAAGCCCGAGGGCGAGGCACAGGAGCTGGATCAGACCATTCTAACGGCCTTGTTCAAGTCGCAGCATCTCAGTCCTCCAGAGCAATTGAGTTTGGCACTGACATGGAACCGGGTGGACATAGCACGCAGCGAGATATTTGTCTACGGCCAGGAATGGCCCCACG GCGCTCTGGATGAAGCCATGATGCAGGCCCTGGAACACGACAGAATCGATTTTGTCAAATTACTTTTGGAGAACGGCGtttcaatgaagaaatttttAACAATACCGCGCCTCGAGGAGCTCTACAACACAAAGCACGGGCCTGCCAACACGCTGGG TTACATTCTGCGCGATGTGCGACCGCATATACCCAAGGGCTACATATACACGCTCCACGACATTGGCCTGGTGATCAATAAACTAATGGGCGGCGCCTATCG ATCCTACTACACACGCCGCAAGTTCCGTCCCATCTACGCCAAGGTCATGAACAGCTATGCCAACGCCTGCCGGAAGTCCTCGACATATCAATACCAACGATATGCGGGAGCCAACTCGCTGAGTCTCGTGACGGGCCTGCTGCCGTTTACCTCGGAGATGGCGCTGTTCGAGTTCCCGTTCAACGAGCTGCTG ATATGGGCCGTTCTGACCAAGCGACAGCAAATGGCTCTGCTCATGTGGACGCATGGCGAGGAGGCGCTGGCCAAGTCCTTGGTTTCCTGCAAGCTTTACAAGGCCATGGCGCACGAGGCGGCTGAGGACGACTTGGACACGGAAATCTACGAGGAGCTCCGCTCCTATGCCAAGGAGTTCGAAAGCAAAG GCAACAAACTACTGGACTTCAGCTACCGCCAGGACGCGGAGAAAGCGCAACGTTTGCTAACCTGTGAGCTACATTCGTGGTCTAATCAGAGCTGCCTGTCACTGGCAGTGGCGGCTAATCACCGGGCTCTGCTCGCCCATCCCTGTAGTCAGGTCATCCTGGCCGATCTCTGGATGGGAGGCCTGCGCACCCGCAAGAATACCAACTTCAAG GTTATCTTGGGCTTGGTCATGCCATTGTACATCAGGCAGCTGGATTTCAAGTCAAAGGAGGAGCTTCAGCAAATGCCGCAGACAGAGGAGGAGCACTTGGAAAACCAAAACCTGGACAATGATGATTCGGATCGCTCGCAGCCCGACGCCGAG GCTCTATTGGCGGATACTTATTCAGTGCGCGATACAAAAGTACACGAAAATGGCAAA GTCTCGCTCACTGACTCGGATCCCGCGCAGTTCCGGGAGTTCTTCAACTTGTCGGAGTACAACGAAATCAAGCAGCATCAGCCCCTGCGCCTGAAGAAAAAGTTCCACGAGTTTTACACAGCCCCCATTACTAAATTCTGGGCTGATTCG ATTGCCTACATGTTCTTTCTGATAATGTTCTCATTCACGGTTCTGGTCAAGATGGGGCCGGAGCCGCGGTGGCAGGAGTGGTATTCGATAGCGTACATCACCACGCTGGGATTCGAGAAGGTTCGCGAAATTATATCCTCGGAGCCAGTGGCCATAAC GCATAAATTTTCGGTGTGGGCGTGGAACATGTGGAACCCGTGCGACGGAGCTGCCATTATACTCTTTCTCATTGGCCTGGCATTCCGGTTCCGGCCCAACACAATGGACATCGGGCGTGTCATCTACTGTGTGGACAGCATCTACTGGTATCTGCGCATACTGAACATCCTGGGCGTTAATAAATATCTGG GTCCCCTGGTTACCATGATGGGTAAAATGGTGAAGAACATGATATACTTCGTCGTTCTTCTGGCTGTCGTCCTGATGAGCTTCGGCGTCAGTCGTCAGGCCATACTCTATCCCAACAGCGAGCCAACGTGGCGGCTGATCAGAGAG GTCACCTACCAACCCTACTTCATGCTGTACGGCGAGGTGTTTGCCGACGACATTGACCCTCCCTGCGGCGAGGATCCGCGACAGCCGGCCTGCGTGACGG GCCATTGGGTTACACCGATAACGATGTCCATGTATCTGTTGATTGccaatattttgttgataaATCTGCTCATCGCCGTGTTCAACAACATCTTCAACGAGGTCAACTCTGTGTCACACCAG GTCTGGATGTTCCAGCGCTTCACAGTGGTGATGGAGTACCAGCAAAAGCCCGTCCTGCCGCCGCCTTTcattgccttttgccatttctatTCCCTGCTAAAGTACTGCGTGCGCAAAGCGAAAG GATTGGAGGTGCAGCGGGACAATGGTCTCAAGCTGTTTCTGGAGAAGGATGACTTGGAGCGACTGTACGACTTTGAAGAGGAGTGCGTGGAGGGGTTCTTCCATGAACAGGAAATAATATTGAATCAGTCCACCGATGAGCGGGTGAAAAACACAACGGACCGAGTCGAGACCATGTCCCAGAAAATCGAGGACATCAATCAAAAAGAGAACATCCAAACAGCTACCGTGCAG AACATTGAATTTCGTTTGCGGAAAATGGAGGAGTCGTCCGAGCAGATACTGTCGCACCTGGCGGTCATACATCGCTTCATGTCTACACACACGGTAGGTACGGATGACATGCGCGGCTCAGCGATAAACATTCCAGGAGAAGTCCACCGCATTCGGACCATTTCAATTACGGATACCGATGGAGGCGGTGGAAGCTCAGGAaacggaggcggtggcggtggcggtgttgGTGGAAGTGGTGCTGTTGGGGGAGCCGCTGCTGTACCACTTGCGCTAGGCGCTGGCCTGAATGTAAATTCCCTGCAG GTGACGAATCGACGGCGCTTTAATCGCTCGCTAACGGAGGTGCGTCCGGACGCCTACATTCTCGACGAAGGCACACACTTTGAGGTGGTGCCCCTGCCGGAGGAGCCGGATGAAGTGGTTAAGTCTCGCGAAGCCCTCAACGAGCAGGTCGTGCGGAAGGCATCGATGCAGTCGGAGGCCGACTCCGATATCTACTTGCCGTTGTCGCAGCGTCCCTCCACCTGTGAGACGGTGAAGCGCACTCCCTACGTCACTGTGCGCCAGGACACGGGAGCCAGCACGGAGAGTAAGGACACCTTGACACCGCTAGGCACCAACGATGACGACCAGACGCTGGTCGGGGGCGATAACTCCGATGATGCGGCGCCGGACATCAACTTTGAGG CTGCCAGGCATCGAGCGCTCCGCCAGCGCACAGTCTCGCTCTGCCGCCGGAACTCGGAGACGTATTCGCTGGCCGGCGCGGACATAAACCGGTCGCACATCAGCCTCAACCAGCTGACAATGCTGTCGCGTCGCCAGATGAGCCTGACTCAGTCCGAGCCGGACAGTGACAAGGAGGTGCCAGCGGCTGGAGGCAGCGCATATCCGG GTAAATCAGTATTGCATGCGAAACCCTCACGAAATATATTGCTGAAACTGCACAGCGAGTACACGTCGATCACTGATGAGCTGGAGAGCGTCTGCCACATGATTGCCTCGCCAACGGTCTCCCTGCAGAGTAACAAAG CTTCATTGGACCGTCCCAAGACGGAAATGTCGCGCGCAGAAGCCGCGGCTTTACAAGAGAAGAAACATTTGAAGGAGTGCGAGGAGAACGATTACAGAATACTAGAGGGACTCTTCGAGGCCCGTGGCTCGATCGATGTCAGCGCCGAGGCCTTTGAG AGCGTCATATCCGTGGACTACAGCCAACGCTATCCGCTGCGGCGCGAGACTGCCGTTGAGCTGTCGCCTTCGAAGCCTTCAGCTGAGATTGATCTCATGGGGggcggcggaggtggcggAGACAGCAGTGATACAAGTGGAGCAGGTAGCTGCAGCGCCATGGGGGCAGTCGCAAGTGGGTTTCAGCTCAAAGACGAGCGCCCCTGGCAGCGCAACTCCTcaatggagcagcagacaTATCCGTCGCCTCTGGTTCCCACGAGAGCCACAAGCGACTTCCTCAATCCACCCTtcgaaagcagcggacgccTGTTCAAGAAATCCAGCGAAAGTCTGCAGAAGAACTCGAGTACCGAAACAGACTATTCTGCCCATCCGTATCGCTTTATCAAGCAGAGTTCTAACGAGACGAACACCTCGCTTACCGGCTCTTACAACGTGGACACGCCCTCACTCACCGCGGAGCCCTCTTTGGATGCCTGCGACTCGCATTCAGCGACGGGAATTTCCATGAgcgttggtgctgctggcggAAATACCGCGGCGCGTTACCAGTCCATTCGCACGACTTCCATTGGCGCGGCCGATGGAAAACAGCTGCGCGACGGGAGCTCCAGTTCGCGACAGAGTCCAGAGCTCGGAGCCCAAGGCTCGGCTCCAGTGACGATGCAGGCACCGCCAGCTGTACCAACTCGCCCGATGTTGCTGAAGAAACAGTTTAGCCTCGACAAGGGCAAGCCAGTTCAAGCTCTAACCGctgcggctgaggctgtggccaCACCAGAATCTGGCTTAGATGCAGCATCTGCTGCCCAGGCCAGGGCCAAACTGATTTCCACGCTGAAACCACAGTCTCACACGAGCAAGCTGGGAATGAACGTCCTCAAGGAAAGCAGCTCCAGCACAGAGGGGTCCCGCGATGGCGAAGGCCTGTCCACTGCGTCCTctgccaaaaacagcaaccCGGCAATCTCCATACCTCAGATTAGCACGCATCTTGTGCAAGATGAAATCGCAAAGCTGTCATCTAACATTAAAAGCAGCACTGAATCTGAAAAGGACCCGCCGTATAACGAGACAATGTGCTAG